A window of the bacterium genome harbors these coding sequences:
- a CDS encoding IreB family regulatory phosphoprotein has product MGEHEKTGVFQVGTRHLRDVEEALRYVYDALVERGYNPVDQIVGYLVSGDPTYITSHKDARTLIRQIERDRLLEELVRCYVRTTMGGTPAGSR; this is encoded by the coding sequence GTGGGAGAGCACGAGAAGACCGGAGTCTTTCAGGTCGGGACACGGCACCTCCGGGACGTTGAGGAGGCGCTACGGTACGTCTACGACGCGCTTGTGGAGCGGGGGTACAATCCGGTCGATCAGATTGTCGGGTATCTCGTCTCCGGCGACCCCACCTACATCACGAGCCATAAGGACGCCCGCACCCTGATTCGGCAGATTGAGCGAGACCGCCTGCTGGAGGAACTTGTCCGCTGCTACGTTCGCACCACGATGGGAGGGACGCCCGCTGGCTCGCGCTGA
- a CDS encoding sugar ABC transporter permease, producing MTLRPGTGSPLRARVPRRRWKTQPYLFLLPSLIFLITFTYYPVLSSLEMSLHHMNPATHRLQFVAFGNYAALAADPVFGQVLKNSAVFLFGTVPVTVALALILALLLTRTHALSTVFRTAFFYPTLLPLVGAAAIWLFVYTPGYGLIDVYLRGIVPGGINWLGSPTYALPAVIVLTIWKNAGYYMLFYLAGLQTVSAELYEAARLEGASAWQQFRTITFPLLAPTTLFVLLIASINAFQSVDQIWVMTGGGPDNATNLLLFYVYQAAFMFFDLGKAAALTVVLLAVLMAIAVASFGLLERRIHYEV from the coding sequence GTGACCTTGCGCCCGGGGACCGGCTCCCCGCTCCGCGCCCGAGTCCCGCGCCGCCGTTGGAAGACGCAGCCGTATCTATTCCTGCTACCCTCGCTGATTTTTCTTATCACGTTCACTTACTATCCGGTGTTGTCGTCGCTGGAGATGAGCCTCCATCACATGAACCCGGCGACGCACCGGCTACAATTCGTGGCATTCGGAAACTACGCGGCGCTCGCCGCCGATCCAGTGTTCGGCCAGGTCCTGAAGAACAGCGCCGTGTTCCTCTTCGGGACCGTACCGGTCACCGTGGCGCTGGCGCTCATCCTCGCGCTGCTGCTGACCCGCACCCACGCCCTGAGCACGGTGTTCCGGACCGCGTTCTTCTATCCCACCCTGCTCCCGCTCGTGGGAGCGGCGGCGATCTGGCTATTCGTGTACACGCCTGGGTACGGTCTGATCGACGTCTATCTCCGCGGGATCGTCCCCGGCGGGATCAATTGGCTTGGGAGCCCGACATACGCGCTCCCGGCGGTAATCGTGCTGACGATCTGGAAGAACGCCGGGTACTACATGCTCTTCTACCTCGCGGGATTGCAGACGGTCTCGGCGGAGCTGTACGAGGCAGCGCGCCTCGAGGGCGCCTCCGCATGGCAGCAGTTCCGGACCATCACCTTCCCGCTCCTGGCTCCCACGACGCTGTTCGTCCTACTGATCGCCAGCATCAACGCGTTCCAGTCGGTCGACCAGATCTGGGTGATGACGGGAGGCGGCCCCGACAACGCCACGAACCTGCTGTTGTTCTACGTCTACCAGGCAGCCTTCATGTTCTTCGATCTCGGCAAGGCTGCGGCGCTGACCGTCGTCTTGCTTGCGGTCCTGATGGCAATCGCGGTGGCAAGCTTCGGGCTCCTCGAGCGCCGCATCCACTACGAGGTCTGA
- a CDS encoding carbohydrate ABC transporter permease produces MSQRASRRVANASWILGVGALAFIWVFPLLWAFATSVRAPGQLGSQLASLWIQHPSLESFREAWTDAPFLRLYYNTAIVVFGILAMQLVTITLAAYAFARLEFAGRDLLFRLFLLQLMVAPSSLILPNFVTLKTLGLLNTRLGIMIPYFASAFGTFLLRQAFRGVPRDLEDAAAIDGCNALQTIWNVFIPLAKPTLIAFSIVSVVYHYNEFLWPLIITDTDRARTVTVGLASFTQSAESGAQWNIIAAGTVVVVLPLLVLFILFQRRFVESFMYSGLKG; encoded by the coding sequence ATGTCCCAACGCGCATCCCGCCGAGTCGCCAACGCCTCCTGGATTCTCGGGGTGGGCGCGCTCGCGTTCATCTGGGTGTTCCCGCTGCTGTGGGCGTTCGCCACGTCGGTGCGAGCGCCGGGACAGCTCGGCAGCCAGTTGGCGTCGCTCTGGATCCAGCACCCGAGCCTCGAGAGCTTCCGCGAGGCGTGGACGGACGCGCCGTTCCTTCGCCTCTACTACAATACCGCGATCGTCGTCTTCGGCATCCTAGCGATGCAGCTTGTCACGATCACACTCGCCGCCTACGCGTTCGCGCGGCTCGAGTTCGCCGGACGGGATCTGCTGTTCCGGTTGTTCCTCCTCCAGCTCATGGTCGCGCCCTCGTCACTGATCCTGCCGAACTTCGTGACGCTCAAGACCCTTGGGTTGCTGAACACGCGGCTCGGGATCATGATCCCGTACTTCGCCTCCGCGTTCGGCACGTTTCTGCTCCGACAGGCGTTCCGGGGCGTACCGCGCGACCTCGAGGACGCGGCGGCGATCGATGGCTGCAACGCCCTCCAGACCATCTGGAACGTGTTCATCCCGCTCGCGAAGCCGACGTTGATCGCGTTCTCAATCGTCAGCGTCGTGTATCATTACAATGAGTTTCTATGGCCGCTGATCATCACAGACACGGATCGGGCACGGACGGTCACCGTCGGGCTGGCGTCGTTCACGCAGTCGGCGGAGTCCGGCGCGCAGTGGAATATCATCGCGGCCGGAACCGTGGTCGTCGTGCTGCCGCTCCTCGTGCTGTTCATCTTGTTCCAACGGCGGTTCGTCGAGAGCTTCATGTATTCAGGCCTGAAAGGGTAG
- a CDS encoding carbohydrate ABC transporter permease, translating into MSRRWAFRIVDAAWTAGIGALAFIWLFPLLWAFSASLRAPGELGGQIASLWVSHPTLGNFWDAWHDAPFLRLYYNTAVVVFGILAVQLVTITLAAYAFARLEFWGRDVLFRLFLLQLMVAPSSLILPNFVTLRTLGLLDTRLGIMVPYFASAFGTFLLRQAFRNVPRDLEDSAAVDGCNALQTIWYVFVPLTRPTLLAFSIVSIVYHYNEFLWPLIITNTERARTVTVGLASFTQGAESAAQWNLIAAGTVIVILPLLVVFVLFQRRFVESFMYSGLKG; encoded by the coding sequence ATGTCGCGCCGCTGGGCCTTCCGGATCGTGGACGCCGCCTGGACGGCGGGCATCGGCGCGCTCGCCTTCATCTGGCTGTTCCCGTTGCTGTGGGCCTTCTCCGCGTCACTGCGGGCGCCGGGCGAGCTGGGGGGCCAGATCGCCTCCCTGTGGGTGTCGCACCCCACACTCGGCAACTTCTGGGATGCGTGGCACGATGCGCCTTTTCTCCGGCTGTATTACAACACGGCGGTGGTCGTCTTCGGGATCTTGGCAGTCCAACTCGTCACGATCACGCTCGCCGCCTACGCATTCGCGCGCCTTGAGTTCTGGGGTCGGGACGTGCTGTTTCGGCTATTCCTGCTGCAACTCATGGTGGCCCCCTCGTCGCTGATCCTCCCGAACTTCGTGACGCTCAGGACGTTGGGATTGCTAGACACGCGGCTTGGCATTATGGTCCCCTACTTCGCCTCGGCGTTTGGCACGTTTCTTCTGCGGCAGGCTTTTCGCAACGTGCCGCGGGATCTGGAGGATTCCGCGGCGGTCGACGGCTGCAATGCGTTGCAAACGATATGGTACGTGTTCGTTCCACTCACCAGACCGACGCTGCTGGCGTTTTCGATCGTCAGCATCGTCTACCACTACAACGAATTCCTGTGGCCGCTCATCATCACCAATACGGAACGCGCGCGCACGGTTACCGTCGGCCTCGCGTCGTTCACACAGGGCGCGGAATCCGCAGCTCAGTGGAACCTCATCGCGGCGGGAACGGTGATCGTCATCCTGCCCTTGTTGGTCGTATTCGTGCTCTTTCAGCGGCGCTTCGTGGAGAGTTTTATGTACTCGGGGCTCAAGGGATAG